One stretch of Erpetoichthys calabaricus chromosome 14, fErpCal1.3, whole genome shotgun sequence DNA includes these proteins:
- the bsdc1 gene encoding BSD domain-containing protein 1: protein MAEGEGDWWGGWFQQSFQSVKEKSVEAFEFMKRDLTEFTHVVQHDTACTIAATASAVKEKLAAEGSSQTTEKVKKGLSTILGVITDTLAPPPDKTIDCDVITLIATPTGTTEVYDSAKARLYSLQADPATYCNEPDGPAEVFDAWLQEFNLEQKKGEISDLLVNSSSIRALYTKMVPAAVSHVEFWQRYFFKVYQLFQEEVRRKALKQRAENTSHSEELGWEEEEDEYGNTSSQLHFKPSDESLTSSEKRSTPEELALFSSVTAKTPTSDNTDFSNITGENEMTPSVSSESVTLRTQIDILGIVPDNTTEDITKKLREATLEDADYSHSTQAPVERLSGESYKSDLIGQSSLQGGEKLDTAVEKLSIKNETLKEEGPTDLRVFELNSDSGKSTPSNNGKKGSSTDISEDWEKDIDLDMTEEEVQLALSNMEAFGELDEEDWKDWE, encoded by the exons TCAGTTGAAGCCTTTGAATTTATGAAAAGAGATCTGACCGAGTTTACTCATGTAGTTCAGCATGACACAGCATGCACCATTGCAGCAACAGCTAGTGCTGTCAAAGAGAAGCTGGCA GCTGAGGGATCTTCTCAAACAACTGAAAAAGTTAAAAAGGGCTTGTCTACTATCTTGGGAGTCATAACAGATACACTGGCTCCACCTCCTGATAAAACCATCGACTGTGATGTAATCACTCTGATTGCAACTCCTACAGGCACAACTGAGGTGTATGACAGTGCTAAG GCACGTTTGTACAGTTTACAAGCTGACCCAGCTACTTACTGCAATGAACCAGATG GTCCAGCAGAGGTGTTTGATGCCTGGCTGCAAGAATTTAACTTGGAACAAAAGAAAGGAGAAATTTCTGATCTCCTAGTTAACAGTTCCTCCATCAGAGCACTATACACGAAAATG GTTCCAGCTGCAGTTTCCCATGTAGAGTTTTGGCAGCGTTACTTCTTCAAAGTATATCAGTTATTCCAG GAAGAAGTCAGGAGAAAAGCCTTAAAACAGAGAGCTGAAAACACTTCACATTCAGAGGAACTTGggtgggaagaagaagaag ATGAGTATGGAAACACTTCATCTCAGCTTCATTTTAAACCATCAGATGAATCATTAACTTCATCCGAAAAAAGATCTACCCCAGAAGAATTGGCTTTGTTTAGTTCTGTTACAGCAAAAACACCCACAAGTGACAACACGGATTTCAGCAATATTACAGGGGAGAATGAAATGACGCCCTCTGTCAGCAGTGAAAGTGTTACCCTAAGAACACAAATTGACATCCTAGGTATAGTCCCTGATAACACAACAGAGGATATTACCAAAAAATTAAGAGAAGCCACCCTAGAGGATGCTGATTATTCTCATAGTACACAGGCTCCTGTAGAAAGGCTGTCTGGAGAATCTTATAAGTCTGATTTGATTGGACAGTCTAGTCTGCAAGGAGGTGAAAAGTTAGACACTGCAGTGGAGAAGTTGAGCATAAAAAACGAGACTCTTAAAGAAGAAGGACCAACAGACTTGAGAGTGTTTGAACTAAATTCAGATAGCGGAAAATCAACCCCATCTAACAATGGCAAAAAAG gcTCAAGTACAGATATTAGTGAGGACTGGGAAAAGGACATTGATTTAGATATGACAGAGGAAGAAGTTCAGCTAGCGCTGTCAAATATGGAAGCATTTGGAGAA ctgGATGAAGAGGATTGGAAGGATTGGGAATAA